Below is a genomic region from Spirosoma radiotolerans.
TTTGGTCCAGATTACTCGTATAAGCAGAATGTGACCTATTCCTGAAGACATTCCTCCGGCCAGTTTCTTCATTAAAATAAATCCAAATTAGCGAGGAGGCCGTAAGTGTGTCGAACTGTCTGGTTAAATAGCAGTTGTATTGACACACTTAGATTATATTACGTTATGAGCAAGCAACAGAATGAATCCGGCCTGACCATGCTTCCAGGCCAGTTAGAGCCGGTAATGGTTGGTCGTCGGTTATTTCTGCGTTACGCAGGCGCTTTTGCTGCGGGGGGCGTCATTCTGGCATCCTGTAAGGATGGCGAAGAAAACCCAACAACTGTAATGGCAGCAGTTGATTTGGGAACGGGCGATGTTGGTATTTTAAACTACGCGTTTGCCCTCGAGCAGTTGGAAGCCGCTTTCTACACACAGGTTCTTACTACGCCTTACAGCGGTATGACAGATGCGGAAAAAGCTGTTCTGACCGATATTCGTGATCACGAAATCATTCACCGCGAATTCTTCAAAGCGGCTATTCCGGCCGCCAACCGCATTGCCGACCTGGTACCGAATTTCACCAGCATCAATTTCGGTGACCGGGCCAGTGTGTTGGGAACAGCTAAAGCGTTCGAAGATCTGGGCGTATCGGCTTATAATGGTGCAGGTCCATTGATTACAGACGTGAATTACCTGGCTCTGGCGGGTAAGATTGTATCGGTAGAAGCGCGTCACGCAGCCGCTATCCGTGATTTGCTGAATCCAAAATCAGCCGACTTCGCTGGCGACGATGTGGTCACGCCAAGCTCCGGACTCGATGCGTCGAACGCACCGTCTGTTGTGCTGCCCACTGCGCAGAAGTATGTGAAAACACAAATCACGGCCACCAATCTTCCCAAGTAAACCGACACAACGCTATGAATCTATTTAAGTTAATTTCCGATATCGAAAAGGTTGATCCCGAAATCAGCGAACGTTACAGCTTCTATTCTCGCCGGAATCTCCTCAAATTTGGTTCCAAGCTGGCAGCAGCCGGTATTCCAACGCTGGTTGCCGCTAGTTTAAATAAAGCCCTTGCGCAATCGACAGCCCCTTCGCAGGCAGCTATCGATGTGCTGATGTTTGCCCTCACACTCGAGTACCTTGAGGACGAATTTTACCGCACGGGACTATCAACAGCAGGTCTGGTTCCGGCTTCTGATCAGGCCGTTATCAACCAGATCAGCAAACACGAAACGGCACACGTTGCTCTGCTGAAAGGAGCTTTAGGCGCGGCCGCTCCGGCAAAGCCAACGTTCAAATATCCAGCGGGTACATTTGCGACCTATGCTACCTTCCTGGCTACAGCTCGTGTTCTCGAAGATACAGGCGTTCAGGCTTACAAAGGCCAGGCCGGTAACCTGATCAACGACAAGGGTATTTTGCAAACTGCCCTTCAGATTCACTCCGTTGAAGCCCGGCACGCGTCGGAAGTTCGCCGGATACTGGGTATGAAAGGCTGGGTTTCTGACCCAACCCAAACGACATTCACACAGGGCGGTGTAAATCTGAAAACACTGCCAAATGTGACGGGCATTACGGATGACAATTTCCGTGGCGCCTTCGACGAACCATTGACCAAAAATCAGGTTCTGGCGGCTGCCGCACCGTTCTTGGGGTAAAACTCATATATAGGGAGGCCGGGAAACCGGCAGGGTGACGGAAGGCATCGGGGATTTTCTCCGGTGCCTTTTTTTGTACTGCTTTCCCTTCCGTCGCTTTTTTTTGTTGCTTGCAGGTAAATTCGTTCGCGTTGGCCGCAAGCCTTATGAAATTTATCCGTATCCTTCTGAAAGTCCTGTTGGGGCTCGTTGTCTTCATTCTGCTCTTTCTGGCCGTTAGTCTGGCCCCAGTCGATGAGACGCCCTACCAGCAAATGCCCTATTATACACAAACGAAAGCGCGTCTGGCCCAACTGCCCGCTCCACCAGCGGCTAAAGCACCGCTTCGGGCCGGTTGGGCAAAAGCAAACATTACGCCCCCCTACTCTACGCCAACAGGTGGATACGGCGCCCGGCGGGGTAAGCATTGGCACGTGGTGGCCGACTCTATTTTTGCTCGCGCCATCGTTCTCGACAATGGCGGGACCAAAGTTGCTGTAGTGGGCCTCGACCTGCTGATTACGCCCCCAACAGTGGTTGAAGCGCTAAAAAAACGCCTGCCTGAACTGGGACTGCGCTGGGAGAACGTTTACATGGGCGCTATTCACTCGCACAACAGCGTGGGCGGTTGGGCACCGGGCATTGTCGGCCAGTTAATTGCCGGTGGTTACGACGAAAAAATCGTGACCCGCGTGACCGACGGTATCCTGACCGCCATTCGGGATGCGCAGGGCAACATGGCTCCGGTAGAGGTAGGATTCGGTCAAACCGACGCCAGCGACCACATTTACAATCGCATC
It encodes:
- a CDS encoding ferritin-like domain-containing protein; protein product: MSKQQNESGLTMLPGQLEPVMVGRRLFLRYAGAFAAGGVILASCKDGEENPTTVMAAVDLGTGDVGILNYAFALEQLEAAFYTQVLTTPYSGMTDAEKAVLTDIRDHEIIHREFFKAAIPAANRIADLVPNFTSINFGDRASVLGTAKAFEDLGVSAYNGAGPLITDVNYLALAGKIVSVEARHAAAIRDLLNPKSADFAGDDVVTPSSGLDASNAPSVVLPTAQKYVKTQITATNLPK
- a CDS encoding ferritin-like domain-containing protein, which codes for MNLFKLISDIEKVDPEISERYSFYSRRNLLKFGSKLAAAGIPTLVAASLNKALAQSTAPSQAAIDVLMFALTLEYLEDEFYRTGLSTAGLVPASDQAVINQISKHETAHVALLKGALGAAAPAKPTFKYPAGTFATYATFLATARVLEDTGVQAYKGQAGNLINDKGILQTALQIHSVEARHASEVRRILGMKGWVSDPTQTTFTQGGVNLKTLPNVTGITDDNFRGAFDEPLTKNQVLAAAAPFLG